The Nocardia sp. NBC_01329 sequence GTCACGATGGTTCCCGGGGGCCCGTCTCAACACGTGCTACAACGCCCTGGACCGGCATATCGAAGCCGGCCGCGCCGAGCAGCCGGCACTGATCTACGACTCCGCCATGACCGGCGTAAAACAGGTTTACAGCTACACCGAACTCCGCGACGAGGTGGCCCGTTTCGCCGGCGCCATGCGCGACCTCGGCGTAACCGCCGGTGATCGGGTCGTGATCTACATGCCGATGATTCCCGAAGCGGTGATCGCGATGCTGGCCTGCGCCCGAATCGGCGCCGTGCACTCGGTGGTTTTCGGTGGATTCGCAGCTCCCGAACTGGCCGCCCGTCTCGACGATGCCGAACCCGTCCTGATCGTGACAGCGTCAGGGGGGCTGGAACCGAACCGCGTCATCGCCTATCCGCCCATCGTGGCCGAAGCACTGGAATCGGCAGGCACCACCGCTCCGCGAACTGTCCTGGTGAAACAGCGTGCCGACTTTCCCGGCCACAACGGGAATTCTCCCGTCGACAGCTCGGTACGGTGGCTGGACTGGGATGCAGCGGTCAGCGATACCGAACCCGCCGAACCTGTTTCGGTCGCGGCGACCGACCCCTTATATATTCTGTACACCTCGGGTACGACCGGTAAGCCCAAGGGCGTAGTCCGCGACAACGGCGGTCATGCGGTCGCCCTGACCTGGTCTATGCGCAATATCTACGACGTCGGTCCAGGACAGGTCATCTGGGCGGCCTCCGATGTCGGCTGGGTCGTCGGCCATTCCTACATCGTCTACGCGCCCCTACTGGTAGGCGCGACAACGCTGCTCTACGAGGGCAAACCGGTGGGCACCCCGGACGCCGGTGCCTTCTGGCGTGTAGTAGCGGAGCACCGGGTACACACCCTGTTCACCGCCCCCACCGCACTGCGGGCCATCCGCCGCGCAGATCCTGCCGCCAACATCGCCCACGATTACGATCTGAGTTCGTTGCGCTCGCTGTTCTGTGCAGGTGAGCGGCTCGATCCGGCCACCTACCGGTGGGCCGCCGACACCCTGCTGGCAGACCGCGAGGACTGCCCGGTGATCGATCACTGGTGGCAGACCGAAACCGGCTGGCCCATCTGCGCCAATCCACTCGGCCTGCAACAGCTGCCGATCAAACCCGGCTCGGCGGCGGTCCCCGTACCCGGCTACCGGCTGCGGGTACTGGACTCCTCCGGCAACCCGGTGGCCGCCGGCGCCGAGGGCAATATCGTCATCGGCCTGCCGCTGCCACCCGGCGTACTCACCGGACTGTGGCGCGGGGAAGAGCGCTACCAGCGGTCCTACCTATCCGCATATCCCGGGCATTTCCTCACCGGCGACTCCGGCTATTTCGACGAGGACGGTTACCTGTTCGTCCTCGGCCGCAGTGACGATGTGATCAATATGGCCGGGCACCGCCTTTCCGCGGGCAGTATCGAAGCCGCCGTCGCCGGACAC is a genomic window containing:
- a CDS encoding AMP-binding protein: MNARNEYRPVYQTSLVDPAEFWTRAAAAVHWDLPPEQALDTDRRTSRWFPGARLNTCYNALDRHIEAGRAEQPALIYDSAMTGVKQVYSYTELRDEVARFAGAMRDLGVTAGDRVVIYMPMIPEAVIAMLACARIGAVHSVVFGGFAAPELAARLDDAEPVLIVTASGGLEPNRVIAYPPIVAEALESAGTTAPRTVLVKQRADFPGHNGNSPVDSSVRWLDWDAAVSDTEPAEPVSVAATDPLYILYTSGTTGKPKGVVRDNGGHAVALTWSMRNIYDVGPGQVIWAASDVGWVVGHSYIVYAPLLVGATTLLYEGKPVGTPDAGAFWRVVAEHRVHTLFTAPTALRAIRRADPAANIAHDYDLSSLRSLFCAGERLDPATYRWAADTLLADREDCPVIDHWWQTETGWPICANPLGLQQLPIKPGSAAVPVPGYRLRVLDSSGNPVAAGAEGNIVIGLPLPPGVLTGLWRGEERYQRSYLSAYPGHFLTGDSGYFDEDGYLFVLGRSDDVINMAGHRLSAGSIEAAVAGHDAVAECAVIGLPDELKGQRPIAYVVLKADADVDPESLRDELSECVRKQIGPVAGLYDAVAVPALPKTRSGKILRKTLRQMTAGENYEIPSTIEDPTVLDELARIVRPAQNSNSS